A stretch of Corynebacterium timonense DNA encodes these proteins:
- a CDS encoding DUF2469 domain-containing protein, whose protein sequence is MSAEDLDNYEAEVELSLYREYRDVASQFSYVVETDRRFYLANAVELIPHTEGKDVYYEVRMSDCWVWDMYRAVRFVRYVRVITYKDVNIEELDKPDLTFPDR, encoded by the coding sequence ATGAGCGCTGAAGATCTGGACAACTACGAGGCCGAGGTCGAGCTGTCGCTGTACCGCGAGTACCGCGACGTCGCGAGCCAGTTCTCCTACGTTGTCGAGACTGACCGGCGCTTCTACCTGGCCAACGCCGTCGAGCTCATCCCGCACACCGAGGGCAAGGACGTCTACTACGAGGTTCGCATGTCCGACTGCTGGGTGTGGGATATGTACCGCGCCGTGCGCTTCGTGCGCTACGTCCGCGTGATCACCTACAAAGACGTCAACATCGAAGAGCTGGATAAGCCCGACCTGACCTTCCCCGACCGTTAG